One part of the Dasypus novemcinctus isolate mDasNov1 chromosome 27, mDasNov1.1.hap2, whole genome shotgun sequence genome encodes these proteins:
- the OR10G6 gene encoding olfactory receptor 10G6, whose product MQSENQTSVSYFVLVGLHHPPQLGVPLFLAFLVIYILTVSGNGLIILTILVDIRLHRPMYWFLCHLSFLDMTISSAIVPKMLAGFLLDSRLISFGGCAIQLFSFHFLGCTECFLYTLMAYDRFLAICKPLHYATIMTRSICNYLALGTWLGGTLHSLFQTSFIFRLPFCGPNRVDYVFCDIPAMLRLVCANTSINELVTMVDIGFLALTCFLLILTSYGYIVAAILRIRSADGRRNAFSTCAAHLTVVIVYYAPCTFIYLRPGSQEPLDGVVAVFYTVITPLLNPIIYTLRNKEMKAALGRLGGCNDVQTH is encoded by the coding sequence ATGCAAAGTGAAAATCAGACCTCTGTGTCTTACTTCGTTTTGGTGGGCCTCCACCACCCGCCACAGCTGGGTGTGCCACTCTTCCTAGCTTTCCTTGTCATCTACATCCTCACTGTCTCTGGCAATGGGCTCATCATCCTCACCATCCTGGTGGACATCCGGCTTCACCGCCCGATGTACTGGTTCCTGTGTCACCTCTCCTTCCTGGACATGACCATCTCCTCTGCCATTGTCCCCAAGATGCTGGCCGGCTTTCTCTTGGATAGCAGGCTTATCTCCTTTGGGGGCTGTGCAAtccaacttttttctttccatttcctggGCTGCACTGAATGTTTCCTTTACACGCTCATGGCTTATGACCGTTTCCTGGCCATTTGCAAGCCTTTACACTATGCCACCATCATGACCCGCAGCATCTGTAACTACCTTGCTTTGGGCACCTGGCTTGGAGGTACCCTCCACTCACTTTTCCAAACAAGTTTCATATTCCGGTTGCCCTTCTGTGGCCCAAACAGGGTAGACTACGTCTTCTGTGACATTCCTGCCATGTTGCGCCTGGTCTGTGCTAACACCAGCATCAATGAGCTGGTCACCATGGTGGACATTGGCTTCCTGGCACTCACCTGCTTTCTGCTTATCCTCACTTCTTATGGCTACATAGTGGCTGCCATCCTAAGAATCCGTTCTGCCGATGGGCGCCGCAATGCTTTCTCCACCTGTGCTGCCCACCTCACTGTTGTCATTGTTTACTATGCTCCCTGCACCTTCATTTACCTACGCCCTGGGTCACAGGAACCCCTGGATGGGGTGGTAGCTGTCTTCTACACTGTCATAACTCCCTTGCTCAACCCCATCATCTACACACTCCGCAACAAAGAGATGAAGGCAGCATTAGGGAGGCTGGGAGGCTGCAACGATGTGCAGACTCACTGA